CCGAGCGCCCGGCTGCGGGCCTGGTCCACGCGGTAGAACCGCTCAAAAATGCGGTCAAGATGTTTCCTTTCAATGCCCGGCCCCTGGTCGGACACAATGATTTCAATGTCATGGCCGTCGGCCCGGGCGCTGACGAGAATCCGCGTCCCTTCGCCGGCGTATTTAACGGCGTTGTCAACCAGGTTGCCCACGGCTTGTTCCAGCAGCGCGGCGTTGACGCGCGCGCGCAAATCTTCCGGGCACTCAAGCTCCGCGGCGATTTTCTTCAGGCCGGCCTGTTGTTTGAAATTATTCAACGCCCGCCGCAGAATTTCCTTCAGCCGCTCTTCCTTGAGCTGAATCTTTCCGTCTCCGGCGTCAAACTCAATTTTTGAAAGGATCAGAAGATCGTTCACGAGCGCTTCCAGGCGGGCCACATGGCGGGTCATCATGGCGATGAAGTTTTCGCCGTCCCGCGGCGTGGCGGCGGGGAAATCGGCGAGTGTTTCCGCGCAGCCCTTGAGGGTTGTGATGGGCGTCTTGAGTTCGTGGGACACATTGGCGACAAAATCACGGCGGATATTTTCAAGTTTTTTAAGCCGGGTAATGTCGTTGAAAACCACCAGGGCGCCGATATTCATGCCGCCGGCGCTCTTGAGCGCCGTGCCGTGCAGTTGCAGAAACAGATTTTCATTTCCGTAAATGACAATTTCAGCGTCCAGCACGCCGGACTGCGCGAGGGTGCTGCTGATGAATTTCTGCAAATCCGGATTTCTTATTGTTTCCTGGACGGAGCGGCCGCGCGCGTTTTCCGGGACAATATCCAGCACGCGCGCGGCGGCCGGATTGACGTGCAGGATGCGCTCGTTGTTGTCAGCCGCGAGCACCCCCTCGGCCATGCTGTTAAAAACCGCCTCCTGTTCGTTGCGTTGTTCCGTGATGATGCGCAGGCGCTCGCCGAGTTGAGACGCCGTTTGGTTAAAGGCCCGCGCCAGGGCGGCGATTTCCTCGCAGCCCGATTCAGCCGCGCGCGCCTCCAATTCGCCCCGCGCCAGCCGCTCGGCGGCCATGCGCATATTTTCAAGCGGCCGCGTTATGCGCCGCAGGATCAGGAAGGCGAGGATGGCGAAAAGCGCGGCGATGATTATTGCGCCCAGGAGAATATGCTTATAGACGGCGCGTAACGTCAGGTCAACGGCGGACAACGGCAGGGCGGTCCGCACCACGGCCGCCGTTTCCGTGCCGGGCCGCGCGGGAATGGCCAGGTACATCAGATTACAGCGCATGGTGGCGCTGAACCGGATGGAGGCGCCGGTTCCTCCCTTGAGCGCCGCGGCAATTTCAGGGCGGTCTTTGTGGTTTTCCATCAAATCCGGATTTTCTTCCGAATCTCCGAGCACCCGGCCGTCGGGCGCGACGATGGTAATTCTGGATTGGGTTACGCGCCCCAGTTCTTTGCAGAGCGGGTCAATGTTTTCGCGGCGGGGGAGAGGCAGGCGGCCGGAAAGCTCTCTGGCCGTGAGGCGGGCCTGGGTCAGCAGATTGTGGCGCGCCTGGTCCTGGTGGAATTGATTAAAGGAAGTTGTGATGAGCCGGGCTGCCGCAAGAAAGGCGAAAACGGCGGTTAGAAAGAAGGCAAGGTAAATGCGCCACAGTAATTTTTTCGGCCGCATGATCATTCACGGAAACGATATCCCACGCCGCGCACGGTTTCAATATAGTCGGCTCTATCCCCGAGTTTTTTCCTGATGCCGACGATCTGCACGTCCACCGCCCGGTCGGTAACGGCATAATCTTCCCCCCGTATGGCGTCCACAATCTGTTCCCGGGTCATCACCCATCCGGGCCGGCCGGCCAGCAGGTGCAGAATCCTGAGCTCGGAGAAGGTCATTTCCACCGGTTTTCCCTTGAGCAGAACTTCGTGCCGGCCGGGCGTAATCTCAAGGTCGTGAATGCGTGTCGGCGTGTTTTTATCGGCGGGCGGTTCCTGTTTGCGGCGCAGAACCGCTCTGATGCGCGCCGCGGCAATTTTCATGCTGAAAGGCTTTGTAATATAGTCGTCCGCCCCCAGTTCCAGGCCGGACACGATGTCGCTTTCTTCACCCCTGGCCGTTACGATGATCACGGGAATATTTGCCGTTTTTGAATCTTTTTTGAGCCTTCGGCACACTTCCAGGCCGTCAATGCCCGGCAGCATTAAGTCAAGGAGGATCAGCGAAGGCTTCGCGCGCGCAATTTCCTTCAGGGCCCGTTCGCCGTCCGTGGCCGCGCTTACTTCAAAGCGTTCCCGCTCCAGATTATGGCGCAGCAGCTCAAGAATATCTTCTTCATCCTCAACGATGAATATTCTGTTTTTGGCCATGGGCTGTCCTGGAGAGGCATAAAACCTGCCCGCAATGTTTCACATAGCAGGCGGGTTCACAAAACAATCTTTTTTGTGCTCATCTTGTGCGTTTTCGCGGCTAATCATCTTGCGGAGGAAAAAGTTGTGGCTTTACCGCCTTCCTAAGGCGGCAGTGCCGCCATCCAAAACTTTCCCGGCTGACGATCCGCCGGTTTTATTTAAACTCCTACGCAAAAGTGTATCATGTTTAAATGGAACGGCCTAATTGAAAATTAAAGAAAATGACGCTCATTCCATTATTACGCGGTCAGCTTTTACCAGCATGATCATAATCAGAAAATATTTGCAATAAAATCCTGCGCTTCTTGCGCAGAATTTTATTGATAACTGTTTAATTAAGGAATTATAATCGTTAAAGGCAAGGGGTGTTTTAGACCGTTCCATTAAAGCCCCGGCCACGCGCAGCGCGCGGCTGGCCTGTGGCCGGGCATATGAGAGTTTTGCGGAGAAGATGAACCCGTAGGAGCGCCACCCCGCTGGCGCGATGATTCGCCTTGGCGGGGAACGAGACGAAAAAAATGACTGAATGGCTGATTATTGACGGCTACAATTTGATTCATCGGCTTTTTGCCGGGGAAGCGAAAGGCGATCTGGCCCGCCTTAGAAAAGCGCTTCTCGCCCGGCTGGAACCGCTGCAAAATGTCATGGCCCGGAAGATAACGGTTGTCTTTGACGGCTGTTTGCAGTCGCCGCCCGATAATCCGCCGGAGAGCGAAATCATAGAGGTTGTTTTTGCGCGGGCCGGCGTCACCGCCGACAGCGTCATTGAAAACATTGTATGGCATGCGGAATGTCCCGATAAAATCCTCGTGGTAACCTCCGACCGGCTGGAACGCGATGCCGTCGGCGCCAGCGGCGCCGAAAGCATGGCCGCTTCAATATTTATTTCAATGCTCCATGAGCAAAGCCGGAATTTGACCTCAAGGATTGATAAGTTCAATCAGAGCCGGGAAAAGATCACGCTGGGCGATTTTTTCCCAAAACCGCCATAGGCCGTTCCGCTGAACTCCCGTCCGGATAAGCTGAAGATTGTTTTCTATGTAAGTTATTGTTAATAAAGGTCTAATTTGTTTTTTACCACAGATTGTAGTTGCAAGCTCCATGACCACATGTTATAGTGTTCCGGTTTTTTGTTAATAAGTTGTCAATAACCTGTGCAAGGGGAAAGGCAATATGCATCTTAAAAGCCTGGAATTGATTGGATTCAAAAGCTTTGCCGAGCGGACGGTTCTTGAATTTGGCGAAGGCATTTCGGCGATTGTCGGCCCGAATGGCTGCGGCAAAAGCAATGTTTCGGATGCCATCCGCTGGGTTCTGGGCGAGCAAAGCGCGCGCCTTTTGCGGGGCGCGGCCATGCAGGATTGTATTTTTAACGGCACCGACTCTTTACCGCCGAAGAATTTGGCTGAAGT
This DNA window, taken from Kiritimatiellia bacterium, encodes the following:
- a CDS encoding NYN domain-containing protein, which translates into the protein MTEWLIIDGYNLIHRLFAGEAKGDLARLRKALLARLEPLQNVMARKITVVFDGCLQSPPDNPPESEIIEVVFARAGVTADSVIENIVWHAECPDKILVVTSDRLERDAVGASGAESMAASIFISMLHEQSRNLTSRIDKFNQSREKITLGDFFPKPP
- a CDS encoding histidine kinase dimerization/phospho-acceptor domain-containing protein, with the translated sequence MIMRPKKLLWRIYLAFFLTAVFAFLAAARLITTSFNQFHQDQARHNLLTQARLTARELSGRLPLPRRENIDPLCKELGRVTQSRITIVAPDGRVLGDSEENPDLMENHKDRPEIAAALKGGTGASIRFSATMRCNLMYLAIPARPGTETAAVVRTALPLSAVDLTLRAVYKHILLGAIIIAALFAILAFLILRRITRPLENMRMAAERLARGELEARAAESGCEEIAALARAFNQTASQLGERLRIITEQRNEQEAVFNSMAEGVLAADNNERILHVNPAAARVLDIVPENARGRSVQETIRNPDLQKFISSTLAQSGVLDAEIVIYGNENLFLQLHGTALKSAGGMNIGALVVFNDITRLKKLENIRRDFVANVSHELKTPITTLKGCAETLADFPAATPRDGENFIAMMTRHVARLEALVNDLLILSKIEFDAGDGKIQLKEERLKEILRRALNNFKQQAGLKKIAAELECPEDLRARVNAALLEQAVGNLVDNAVKYAGEGTRILVSARADGHDIEIIVSDQGPGIERKHLDRIFERFYRVDQARSRALG
- a CDS encoding response regulator transcription factor, giving the protein MAKNRIFIVEDEEDILELLRHNLERERFEVSAATDGERALKEIARAKPSLILLDLMLPGIDGLEVCRRLKKDSKTANIPVIIVTARGEESDIVSGLELGADDYITKPFSMKIAAARIRAVLRRKQEPPADKNTPTRIHDLEITPGRHEVLLKGKPVEMTFSELRILHLLAGRPGWVMTREQIVDAIRGEDYAVTDRAVDVQIVGIRKKLGDRADYIETVRGVGYRFRE